The genomic interval ATAGATTCGTCGTATCCAAAAGTAGAAGTAGTTGCTCCTATTTCTGCACCCATGTTACAAATAGTACCTTTACCTGTACAAGACATAGAGGTAGCTCCTTCACCAAAATATTCTACAATAGCTCCTGTTCCTCCTTTTGCAGAAACAATACCTGCTACTTTTAAAATAACATCTTTTGGTGCAGTCCAACCAGATAATTTACCAGTTAACTTCACTCCTATTAATTTAGGAAATTTTAATTCCCAAGCCATACCCGCCATCACATCTACAGCATCTGCACCACCAACACCAATAGCAACCATTCCTAGTCCACCAGCATTAACTGTGTGAGAATCTGTACCAATCATCATTCCTCCAGGAAATGCATAATTTTCTAAAACTACTTGGTGAATAATTCCTGCACCTGGTTTCCAAAAACCTAATCCGTATTTATTAGAAACAGATTCTAAGAAGTTAAAAACTTCGTTACTTGTATTTAGAGCAGATTGTAAATCCATACTTGCTCCGTTCTTAGCTTGTATTAAATGATCGCAATGCGTTGTTGTAGGTACTGCAACTTTACTTTTACCAGCTTGCATAAATTGCAACAATGCCATTTGTGCAGTTGCATCTTGTAAAGCAATTCTATCTGGTGCAAAATCTACATAATCTTTACCTCTAACAAACGCTTTATCAGTTGTTTTATCCCATAAATGAGAATACAAGATTTTTTCTGATAATGTTAAAGGTTTTCCAGTAAGTTTACGAGCAGCATCTACACGTTCTACAACGTTAGCATACACTTTTTTAATCATGTTAATATCAAAAGCCATAAGATTTTATATAATTTAATGGTTAATAATTTATAAGTACACTAAGGTACAAAAATATCTACTAGTTTTATAACTCAATTTTGCTTAGAAAAGATTTAATACTGATAGTGAAATAGATAATTTTGATACAAAATAGCTATTAAGAATTATCAATTACTGTTAAAAATGCTAATAGCTTGGGTTAGGGATAGAAGTGGAAATCCTTTTTGAGAAGGATGAACAAAAAGATTGTAGCGAAAAGCCCGACGACGCCTTTTTTGGCGTGGTAACCTCCAAAAAAACGTGCATAGGTTATCATTATTAAAGGCGAATATTAAACCATTAAAAGCTCATAAGTTTTTAAAACCTGTGAGGTCTATAAACATTAATATGTTAGATAATTAAGAGCAAAAAAAAGTCTGAGTTTAAAACTCAGACTTTTATATATAATTTTTAACCTTAAGATTATCTCACTAATTGTTTTTGAGATGGTTTAAATTTAGTTAATACAATACCGTCTACAGCTGCTTCATATTCTGCCATAGTTGGTGTTCTACCTAAAATTGTAGACAATACAACTACTGGTGTAGAAGATAATAAAGATTCTCCTTTTTTCTCACCAGAATCTTTAACAACTCTTCCTTGGAATAAACGTGTAGATGTTGCCATTACTGTATCTCCTGGAGCCGCTTTTTCTTGGTTCCCCATACATAAGTTACAACCTGGACGCTCTAAATACAACATATTTTCATATCCTGTACGTGCTACTCCTTTTGGTGCATTATCATCAAATTCGAAACCAGAGTATTTTACTAAAACATCCCAATCTCCTTCTGCTTTTAACTCATCTACAATATTGTATGTTGGAGGTGCAACAACTAAAGGTGCTTTAAATTCTACTTTACCATATTGAGCCTCAACATTCTTTAACATTTGAGCTAATATTTTCATATCACCCTTGTGAACCATACAAGATCCTACGAAACCTAAATCTACTTTTTTAGTTCCTCCGTAGTAAGATAATGGTCTAATATTATCGTGCGTATAACGTTTAGAAACGTCATCATTATTTACATCTGGATCAGCAATCATTGGTTCTGCGATTTCATCTAAATCGATCACAACTTCTGCATGATACTTCGCATTTGCATCTGGTCTTAAAGAAGGTTTAATTCCTGTTTTAAGTTCTACAATTCTATTTTCTGCTTTTTCCACTAAACCTTTAAGAACTTGACCTGCATTGTCCATTCCTTTATCAATCATGATTTGGATACGACCTTTTGCAATCTCTAAAGATTCAATTAAAGTATCATCTTCTGAAATACAGATAGACGCTTTTGCTTTCATCTCTGCAGTCCAATCTGTAAATGTAAATGCTTCATCTGAAGTCAATGTACCAATATGAACCTCAATGATTCTACCTTGGAAAACGTTTTCTCCACCAAATTGCTTTAACATTTGAGATTGTGTAGCGTGTACTACATCACGGAAATCCATATAAGATTTCATTTGTCCTTTAAAAGTAACTTTTACTGATTCTGGAATTGGCATAGAAGCCTCACCTGTAGCTAATGCTAAGGCTACGGTTCCAGAATCTGCTCCAAAAGCAACACCTTTAGACATACGTGTGTGAGAATCTCCACCAATAATAATGTCCCAATCTCCTACTGTAAGATCGTTTAATACTTTATGAATCACATCCGTCATTGGGAAATATTTCCCTTTAGGATCACGACCAGTAATTAAACCAAAGTCGTTCATAAAGCTCATTAATCTTGGAATATTCGCTTTAGATTTATCATCCCAAACTGAAGCTGTATGACAACCAGATTGGTAAGCTCCATCTACAATTGGAGAAATCACTGTAGCAGCCATCATCTCTAATTCTTGAGAAGTCATTAAACCTGTAGTATCTTGAGATCCTACAATATTAACTTCTACACGAACATCTGAACCTGCATGTAAAACAGCCCCTGGAGTTGTACCAACAGCATTTTTATTGAATATTTTTTCAACAGCAGTTAATCCTTGTCCTTCAATAGTAACTTCTTTTGATGGCGCATATACTGGCACAACATCAATATTTAAAACCTTAGAAGCAAATGTTTGTAATTTTTTACCGAAAACAACAGCGTAAGAACCACCTGCTTTCATAAACTCCATTTTTTGTGGTGTAAATGCTGCAGAAATATCTTTTAACTCTTTATCTCCGTTATATAATTTTTTCTCTTTTGTATTAATAGTAAGTACAGTACCTGTTGCAACAGAATACTCTTCTTTTAATACTGGATCTCCGTTTTCATCACGAATTGTGTTTCCTTCCGCATCTTTTTGTTGTACCCAGTTTTTAAGGTCTAAACCAATACCACCAGTTACACCAACAGTTGTTAAGAAAATAGGTGAAATTCCGTTTGTACCAGCAATTACCGGCGCAATATTAATAAATGGTACATAAGGACTCGATTTAATTCCTGTCCATAAAGCCACGTTATTTACACCAGACATTCTAGAAGAACCAACTCCCATTGTTCCTTTTTCTGCAATTAACATCACTCTTTTATCTGGGTGCTGTGCTTGTACTGCTTTTAATTCTGCTTGTTGTTCTTTATTGTGCTCAAATAAACACTGACCGTGTAATTCTCTATCTGAACGAGAGTGAGCATCACCACCTGGAGATAATAAATCTGTAGAAATATCACCTACTCCAGCGATAAATGTTACTACATCAATTTTTTCATCTATTTCTGGTAATTTTGTGAAAAATTCCGCTTTAGCGTAACTTTTAATAATATCTATGGCAATTTTATTACCGTTATTAAATGCCTCTTCTAAACGAGTCGTATCTGCTTCGTAAAGAAAAACTTGTGTTTTTAATACATCTGCTGCTTGTTTTGCAATGTCAGCATCTGATCCTAAGGCTAAATCTAATAGCACTTTTACAGATGGTCCACCTTTCATATGTGATAATTGCTCAAAAGCAGAAGAAGTTGTAATTTCTTTTACGATTGATTCACCTAAAATAATCTCTTTTAAAAATTTAGCTTTCACACCAGCAGCACTTGTAGTTCCTGGTAAAACATTATATATAAAAAAGTTCAAAGATTCTTCTCTGTACTCGTTTTCTAAATCTTTAATTTGTTCAATGATTTTGCTTAGTAATTCTGCACCATCAATTGGTTGTGGATGAAGACCCTGTTCTTTACGTTCTTCTATCTGCTTAAGGTAGTCTTTATAAATACTCATGAAAGAAATCTTTAGTTACTGTAGGCCTTTTTAATTCTTATAAACGAAAAGACAAACTGTAAAATTATTTATTTATTTTAGTATGACAAACTTACATTTTTTATATTAAAATTAAAAGATAAATAATAGATTGCGTAAATTAATGAATAAAAAAAAGTTATTCGGTAAAACACTGATTTTAAATCAACAAAAAGGATTGTTTGTTGATTTATTTTGAAGTTTTAATAATTATATAGAAAATGCAGACTAATAAGCCGAATCCTGTACCTTAAAAAGGTTCTTATCATTTATCTAGAGTTACAATTACTCGTAACTTCTATCTGCCTACCCTTTAGAATCGAGCGAGTAGCTCTCAAGCTCTAATTTACATGGCATTGCACCTCATAGAGTTTACCTGGTTTCACTACAGCCTAACTGTACATTCTTTCTGTTGCACTGGTCCTCAGCTCTCGCTGGACGGATGTTATCCGCTATGATACTCTTTGGTGTCCGGACTTTCCTACTTGTAAAAACAAGACGATAAGATAAGTCTGCAATTTCTATATTATAGTATAAATTTATCTTTAGTCATAAAAAAAACCCACTCATAAATGAGTGGGAAAAATTGCTATGAAAAAGAAAAAGTGTTGCCGATAAAATCAGCAACACTACAAATGTACATTAAATATTTAAATAAAATACAACTTATTTTAAAAAGTCACCTATTTATTTAAAATTAACATTTTATTAAGAGAACATGTCTTTTACTTTTTCAAAAAATGACTTGTCAGATTTATTTGGATTTGGTCTAAAATTCTCGTTGTCAGACATTTTATCAAAGAATTGTTTTTGTTCTTTATTCAATTCTTGTGGTGTCCAAACATTAATATGTATTAAGAAATCTCCAGTACCATATCTTTCTATACTTGGTAAACCTTTCCCTTTTAATCTTAAAATTTTACCAGATTGTGTACCAGCATCAATTTTAATTTTTACTTTACCTGTAACTGTATCCACTTCTTTACTTGTTCCTAAAACAGCTTCAGAGAAATTTACATATAAATCATAATGAATATTGGTTCCTTCTCTCTTTAAAAAATCATGAGGAACTTCTTCAATTAATACTAATAAATCTCCAGCAACAGAGTTTTTACCAGGAGCTTCATTACCCTTTCCTCCTACTTTTAACTGAACACCTTCTGTAACACCAGCTGGAATATTAATTGGAACAGTTTCTTCTTTTATAATTAAACCTTGTGCATCTGCTTCACTTGGTTTTGTACTAATAATTTCTCCTGCACCAGAACAAGTACCACAAGTAGTTGCAGTTTGCATTCTACCTAAAATAGTATTGGTAACACGCATTTGTTGCCCAGAACCATTACACGTAGTACACGTTTTATAAGTAACTCCTTCTGCTTGTACTTTACGTCTAACTTTTACTTTCTTTTCTACTCCTTTGGCTATTTCTTCTAAAGTAAGTCTTACACGAATTCGCATATTACTTCCTTTAACTCTAGCTTGTCGTTGGCCTCCGCCACCTCCAAAACCACCAAAACCGCCTCCGAAGCCACCGCCTCCGCCGCCAAAAATATCACCAAACTGACTAAATATGTCATCCATATTCATGCCGCCGCCTCCACCGAAACCGCCGCCACCTTGTGGACCTTCAAAACCAGCATGACCATATTGATCATAACGTGCTCTTTTATTTTCGTCACTTAAAACTTCGTACGCTTCTGCAGCCTTTTTAAAATTCTCTTCTGCAGTGGTATCATCCGGATTCTTATCTGGGTGATATTTGATCGCCATTTTTCTATAACCTTTCTTTATTTCTGCTTGAGTTGCAGATTTTGAGAGACCTAATATTTCGTAAAAATCTTGTTTTGCCATTTTTTATTTTTAATTTTCAGTATTTCATCACAGTTTTTCAGCTCTCACTGCTCACTGTCATTAATACTTCTTTAGTTTACAACATTAGTTTTGCATATGTTGCTCACTGTCATTGTAAACTGAATACTTTTTTACTGTCCGATAACTACTTTAGGGTAACGAATAATTTTGTCGCCTAATTTGTATCCTTTTTCTACACAGTCAATTACTTTTCCTTTTAAATCTTCTGATGGAGCAGGAATTTGTGTAATTGCTTCATGAATTTCAGCATCAAAAACATCACCAGCTTTAGTTTCCACTATAGACAATCCTTTTAATTCTAAAGTGTTAAATAATTTTTGATAAATTAACAACACTCCTTTTCTTAATTCTTCTGCCTCTTTATCATCTTCAATATGTGACAGAGCACGTTCAAAATCATCAATAATTGGCAGTAAAGATGTCATTAAATCTTGTCCAGCAGTTTTAAATAATTCTATTCTTTCTCTAGAAGTTCTCTTTTTATAGTTTTCGAACTCAGCAAACAAACGTAAAAACTTATCTTTTTCAGTTTGAAGTAACTCTTCTGTTGTAGGTTCTGCTTTTACAACTTCAGCTTCAACTTCTTGATTTTCTTCAACTTGAACAGTTTCTTGTTCGTTCTTTATTTCTTCTTCTTGGGTGTTATCTTTCTTACTCATTATCTTTGTAATCGTTAAAATGTCTACTATTAAAAGGCAAAAACGTTGCCAACAAAAAAATAGTGTCAGATTGACACTATTTTTAACTTCTTTATATTTTAACATGGCTCCAATTTTCTCCAGATTTAATTCTATGAATTTGCATATCTGAAACTCCAAATCGTTTGGCAATCATAGTAATTCTTGTTCTTTTATTTTTGAGTTGCCTTTTTATAATTTTCACTTTTCCTTCTGTAAGCTTATAACTAGTTTTTTTGTTTTTTATAGCTTCTATAAACACAGGGTTTTTAAACTGATGCAACTCTTTCTCTCTTTTAGTTGCCCACTTTAAATTCTCTACAGTATTATCTGTTTTGTCGTAATTTTTATGTAAAACATAAATTTGATCTTCGTTTTCTTTTTCTATAAAATGCTCTGCCACTAATTTATGCACATACC from Polaribacter sejongensis carries:
- a CDS encoding bifunctional aconitate hydratase 2/2-methylisocitrate dehydratase, which translates into the protein MSIYKDYLKQIEERKEQGLHPQPIDGAELLSKIIEQIKDLENEYREESLNFFIYNVLPGTTSAAGVKAKFLKEIILGESIVKEITTSSAFEQLSHMKGGPSVKVLLDLALGSDADIAKQAADVLKTQVFLYEADTTRLEEAFNNGNKIAIDIIKSYAKAEFFTKLPEIDEKIDVVTFIAGVGDISTDLLSPGGDAHSRSDRELHGQCLFEHNKEQQAELKAVQAQHPDKRVMLIAEKGTMGVGSSRMSGVNNVALWTGIKSSPYVPFINIAPVIAGTNGISPIFLTTVGVTGGIGLDLKNWVQQKDAEGNTIRDENGDPVLKEEYSVATGTVLTINTKEKKLYNGDKELKDISAAFTPQKMEFMKAGGSYAVVFGKKLQTFASKVLNIDVVPVYAPSKEVTIEGQGLTAVEKIFNKNAVGTTPGAVLHAGSDVRVEVNIVGSQDTTGLMTSQELEMMAATVISPIVDGAYQSGCHTASVWDDKSKANIPRLMSFMNDFGLITGRDPKGKYFPMTDVIHKVLNDLTVGDWDIIIGGDSHTRMSKGVAFGADSGTVALALATGEASMPIPESVKVTFKGQMKSYMDFRDVVHATQSQMLKQFGGENVFQGRIIEVHIGTLTSDEAFTFTDWTAEMKAKASICISEDDTLIESLEIAKGRIQIMIDKGMDNAGQVLKGLVEKAENRIVELKTGIKPSLRPDANAKYHAEVVIDLDEIAEPMIADPDVNNDDVSKRYTHDNIRPLSYYGGTKKVDLGFVGSCMVHKGDMKILAQMLKNVEAQYGKVEFKAPLVVAPPTYNIVDELKAEGDWDVLVKYSGFEFDDNAPKGVARTGYENMLYLERPGCNLCMGNQEKAAPGDTVMATSTRLFQGRVVKDSGEKKGESLLSSTPVVVLSTILGRTPTMAEYEAAVDGIVLTKFKPSQKQLVR
- a CDS encoding nucleotide exchange factor GrpE, coding for MSKKDNTQEEEIKNEQETVQVEENQEVEAEVVKAEPTTEELLQTEKDKFLRLFAEFENYKKRTSRERIELFKTAGQDLMTSLLPIIDDFERALSHIEDDKEAEELRKGVLLIYQKLFNTLELKGLSIVETKAGDVFDAEIHEAITQIPAPSEDLKGKVIDCVEKGYKLGDKIIRYPKVVIGQ
- a CDS encoding HNH endonuclease, whose translation is MIRSLWKEEWKHIKFDEKISDVKKFKISNFGRVLYFKEDKEFLRNKSFINGYETIYVKQIANNKSTSRYVHKLVAEHFIEKENEDQIYVLHKNYDKTDNTVENLKWATKREKELHQFKNPVFIEAIKNKKTSYKLTEGKVKIIKRQLKNKRTRITMIAKRFGVSDMQIHRIKSGENWSHVKI
- the dnaJ gene encoding molecular chaperone DnaJ, which codes for MAKQDFYEILGLSKSATQAEIKKGYRKMAIKYHPDKNPDDTTAEENFKKAAEAYEVLSDENKRARYDQYGHAGFEGPQGGGGFGGGGGMNMDDIFSQFGDIFGGGGGGFGGGFGGFGGGGGQRQARVKGSNMRIRVRLTLEEIAKGVEKKVKVRRKVQAEGVTYKTCTTCNGSGQQMRVTNTILGRMQTATTCGTCSGAGEIISTKPSEADAQGLIIKEETVPINIPAGVTEGVQLKVGGKGNEAPGKNSVAGDLLVLIEEVPHDFLKREGTNIHYDLYVNFSEAVLGTSKEVDTVTGKVKIKIDAGTQSGKILRLKGKGLPSIERYGTGDFLIHINVWTPQELNKEQKQFFDKMSDNENFRPNPNKSDKSFFEKVKDMFS